In Balaenoptera ricei isolate mBalRic1 chromosome 7, mBalRic1.hap2, whole genome shotgun sequence, a single window of DNA contains:
- the PASK gene encoding PAS domain-containing serine/threonine-protein kinase isoform X1 translates to MEDRGSMASEEDRRVQGGSLSLPAPPEGPAAQIASEPSKARSLAHRQPCRRNGLSKLCQSRTALSGDRWSSYCLSSLAAQNICTSQLHCLAAPEQADLAGSLGSTSCCSLLRGLSSGWSTPPLPAPVCNPGKAVFTVDAKTTEILVASDRACRLLGYSSHDLIGQKLTQFFLKPESDVVQALSEEHVEADGHAAVVFGTVVDVVSRSGEQIPVSVWMKRVKQEHSLCCVVVLEPVERVSAWVAFQSDGTVTSCDGLFAQLHGFTSGEEVVGQRITDLIPAVQLPPPGERIPKNLKIQRSVGRAKDGTTFPLSLKLNSKPGNAEAADGKAAPDRGYSASIWVFSTISGLITLLPDGTIYGINHSFALMLFGYGKDELLGKNITFLIPAFYHYMDLACDSSFLLPDVANCLDVGSHSGPGETTGDAQHTAEDLRVNTETPKPVESQAAPPRAQVPADAGGRLAFSLPALPTLGVDSVPEGSRPAHSEHSLSKDRQNVPEGSPPAQEQSLPEGQRSMPGGCPSAPGQRSSPEDQQSAVLEKERLATAESLRQDLLGGNRSGPVDTKPCASHEDSETPVPSADGTSGAARGGLYQETQLGRRGSSGASDSDHRADGTKARPHAAGQPAGQGLPVRGPGFEGEWRAQRGSPDSAPSPSGTVQPLLSTPPLAEPWLGTCLIKEQLCASSFAGPWGVSYAEQPPPSTPASLYDLGGTDPHGGRSGSSSACYALATDLPGAPEATEAWEAGENSFSWNLKELVFSEWTDRTSSNRSCATSELGGSCSPSLGVSDVDVSGLRRQRSEVLDHRELSLLTGADFSLGGGRRSREGGLELDGTEPSHMCLASSEHDDLDESPDRVPPVSGAGPVGASPLEAPRLSLQATSTPVRADGPAPLGAADLQPEIQEGAYAGSCYHRDGSQLGVQFEVKRVALQGSSALFCCWLVKDLLHGHLASAPRPRLFLSSLPSSAHSTCELSGASLGQVLASKPWFEEPPEAVELEGLAACEGAYSRKYSTLSPIGSGAFGFVWTAVDQEANKEVVVKFIKKEKVLEDCWIEDPKLGKVTLEIAILCRVEHANIIKVLDVFENQGFFQLVMEKHGSGLDLFAFIDRHPSLDEPLASYIFRQLVSAVGYLRSKSIIHRDIKDENIVIAEDFTIKLIDFGSAAYLERGKLFYTFCGTIEYCAPEVLMGNPYKGPELEMWSMGVALYTLIFEENPFCELEETLEAAINPPYLVSEDPGPAVVRCAPPAPSRGPPSVFWPHAFLSPDLMNLMSGLLQPVPEQRTTLEKLVTDPWVTQPVNLADYTWEEVCRLNKPESGVLSTVSLELEGRSPSAVARAPELRRASCARAGP, encoded by the exons ATGGAGGACAGAGGCTCCATGGCCTCAGAAGAGGACCGCCGGGTCCAGGGCGGGAGCCTCTCCCTGCCAGCGCCGCCGGAGGGCCCTGCCGCGCAGATCGCCTCTGAGCCCAGCAAGGCCCGGTCCTTGGCCCACAGGCAGCCGTGCAGAAGGAACGGGCTGTCGAAGCTCTGCCAGAGCAGGACGGCGCTGTCCG GAGACAGATGGAGCTCCTACTGTTTGTCGTCATTGGCTGCCCAAAATATTTGCACAAGCCAATTGCACTGCCTGGCGGCGCCTGAGCAGGCGGACCTGGCAGGGTCCCTGGGCAGCACGTCCTGCTGTTCCCTGCTGCGGGGCTTGTCCTCAGGGTGGTCCACACCTCCGCTCCCGGCCCCTGTGTGCAACCCCGGCAAGGCCGTGTTCACCGTGGACGCCAAGACCACAGAG ATCCTGGTGGCCAGCGACAGAGCCTGCCGGCTCCTGGGGTACAGCAGCCACGACCTGATTGGCCAGAAGCTCACACAGTTCTTCCTGAAGCCAGAGTCCGACGTGGTGCAGGCCCTCAGTGAGGAGCACGTGGAGGCCGACGGCCACGCCGCCGTCGTGTTCGGCACGGTG gtGGACGTCGTGAGCCGCAGTGGGGAGCAGATCCCAGTCTCCGTGTGGATGAAGAGGGTGAAGCAGGAGCACAGCCTCTGCTGCGTGGTCGTGCTGGAGCCCGTGGAGAGGGTCTCGGCCTGGGTGGCTTTCCAGAGCGAC GGAACCGTGACGTCCTGTGACGGTCTCTTTGCCCAGCTGCACGGATTCACATCTGGGGAGGAGGTGGTCGGGCAGCGCATCACAGACCTTATCCCTGCTGTGCAGCTCCCGCCGCCCGGCGAGCGCATCCCCAAG AATCTCAAGATTCAGAGGTCTGTTGGAAGAGCCAAGGATGGCACCACCTTCCCTCTGAGCTTAAAGCTGAACTCTAAACCCGGCAACGCGGAGGCAGCGGACGGCAAGGCGGCCCCTGACCGGGGCTACTCGGCATCCATCTGGGTGTTCTCCACCATCAGTGGGCTCATCACCCTCCTGCCGGACGGGACCATCTACGGCATCAACCACAGCTTTGCTCTGATGCTGTTTGGTTATGGAAAGGATGAGCTCCTGGGCAAG AACATCACTTTCCTGATTCCTGCTTTCTACCACTACATGGACCTTGCCTGTGACAGTTCCTTTCTGCTGCCGGACGTGGCCAACTGCCTGGACGTTGGCAGTCACAGTGGGCCTGGGGAGACCACCGGGGACGCCCAGCACACAGCCGAGG ATCTAAGGGTGAACACCGAGACCCCAAAGCCAGTGGAGAGCCAGGCCGCCCCCCCCAGGGCCCAGGTTCCTGCGGACGCCGGAGGCCGCCTCGCCTTCTCCCTCCCGGCGCTGCCCACTCTGGG GGTGGACAGCGTCCCAGAAGGAAGCCGGCCAGCCCACAGCGAACACTCATTATCCAAGGACCGGCAGAACGTGCCAGAAGGAAGCCCGCCAGCCCAGGAACAGTCACTGCCCGAGGGCCAGCGAAGCATGCCAGGGGGATGCCCGTCAGCCCCTGGCCAACGGTCGTCGCCAGAGGACCAGCAGAGCGCTGTCTTAGAGAAAGAGCGGCTGGCAACAGCAGAGAGCCTCAGGCAGGACCTGCTGGGAGGAAACAGGTCTGGGCCAGTGGACACAAAACCATGTGCTTCCCATGAAGATTCTGAAACACCAGTGCCAAGTGCAGATGGGACCAGTGGTGCTGCAAGGGGTGGCCTGTATCAGGAGACACAGCTGGGGCGGAGGGGCTCGAGTGGTGCCAGCGATTCAGACCACAGGGCTGATGGCACCAAGGCCAGGCCCCACGCTGCGGGTCAGCCGGCAGGGCAGGGCCTCCCGGTGCGCGGCCCTGGATTCGAGGGAGAGTGGCGCGCCCAGCGGGGAAGCCCGGACTCGGCCCCCAGCCCCTCGGGGACGGTGCAGCCCTTGCTCTCGACGCCTCCTTTGGCTGAGCCGTGGCTGGGGACGTGCTTGATTAAGGAGCAGCTGTGCGCATCGAGCTTCGCGGGGCCTTGGGGTGTCTCCTATGCCGAGCAGCCCCCGCCCTCCACCCCTGCGTCCTTGTATGACCTGGGAGGCACAGACCCGCACGGTGGCCGCTCGGGCAGCTCCTCGGCCTGCTACGCCCTTGCCACTGACCTGCCCGGTGCCCCGGAGGCCACGGAGGCCTGGGAGGCTGGCGAGAATTCGTTTTCCTGGAACCTCAAGGAACTCGTTTTCAGCGAATGGACAGACCGAACTTCTTCGAACCGTTCCTGCGCTACGTCTGAGCTCGGGGGGAGCTGCTCCCCTTCGCTCGGGGTCTCTGATGTGGACGTGAGCGGTTTGCGCAGGCAGAGGTCAGAAGTCCTGGACCACCGGGAGCTGTCGCTGCTGACCGGCGCCGACTTCAGTCTGGGTGGAGGCCGGCGGTCCCGCGAGGGCGGTCTGGAACTGGATGGAACCGAACCATCGCACATGTGCTTGGCATCCTCTGAACACGATGACCTGGATGAGAGCCCGGACCGCGTCCCTCCTGTGTCGGGAGCCGGCCCCGTGGGCGCGTCCCCGCTAGAGGCACCCAGGCTGAGCCTCCAGGCCACCTCCACGCCTGTGAGAGCAGACGGCCCTGCGCCGCTGGGGGCCGCCGACCTGCAGCCCGAGATCCAGGAGGGCGCCTACGCGGGGAGCTGTTACCACCGAGACGGCTCGCAGCTGG gTGTGCAGTTTGAAGTGAAGCGGGTGGCACTCCAGGGCTCGTCCGCCCTGTTCTGCTGCTGGCTGGTGAAGGACCTGCTGCACGGTCACCTGGCCTCGGCCCCGCGGCCCCGCCTGTTCCTGAGCAGCCTGCCCAGCTCCGCCCACTCCACCTGCGAGCTGTCTGGAGCCAGCCTGGGGCAG GTGCTCGCGAGCAAACCCTGGTTTGAGGAGCCCCCCGAGGCCGTGGAGCTGGAGGGGCTGGCGGCCTGCGAGGGCGCGTACTCCCGCAAGTACAGCACGCTCAGCCCCATCGGCAGCGGGGCCTTCGGCTTCGTGTGGACGGCGGTGGACCAGGAAGCGAATAAGGAG GTGGTGGTGAAGTTTATTAAGAAGGAGAAGGTTTTGGAGGATTGTTGGATTGAGGATCCCAAACTTGGGAAAGTGACTTTAGAGATTGCCATCCTGTGCAGGGTGGAGCACGCCAACATCATCAAG GTACTGGATGTATTTGAAAACCAAGGGTTCTTTCAGCTGGTCATGGAGAAGCACGGCTCCGGCCTGGACCTCTTTGCATTCATCGACCGCCATCCCAGCCTCGATGAGCCCCTGGCGAGCTACATCTTCCGACAG CTGGTGTCAGCAGTGGGATACCTGCGCTCCAAGAGCATCATTCATCGGGACATCAAGGACGAGAACATCGTGATCGCTGAGGACTTTACAATCAAGCTCATAGACTTCGGCTCGGCTGCCTACCTGGAGAGGGGCAAGCTGTTCTATACCTTCTGTGGGACAATTGAGTACTGCGCGCCCGAAGTCCTCATGGGAAACCC TTACAAGGGGCCGGAGCTGGAGATGTGGTCGATGGGCGTCGCGCTGTACACGCTGATCTTCGAGGAGAACCCCTTCTGCGAGCTGGAGGAGACCTTGGAGGCCGCGATAAACCCCCCGTACCTGGTGTCGGAAG ACCCAGGACCTGCAGTTGTGCGATGCGCTCCACCTGCCCCCAGCCGGGGCCCTCCGTCAGTCTTCTGGCCACACGCCTTTCTGTCCCCAGATCTCATGAACCTCATGTCTGGGCTGCTACAGCCTGTCCCCGAGCAGCGCACCACCTTGGAGAAGCTGGTGACAGACCCCTGGGTGACGCAGCCTGTGAACCTGGCTGACTATACCTGGGAAGAGGTGTGTCGACTAAACAAGCCAG agagCGGAGTTCTGTCCACTGTCAGTCTGGAGCTGGAGGGCAGGAGCCCAAGTGCAGTGGCTCGGGCCCCGGAGCTGCGCAGGGCTTCATGTGCGAGGGCAGGCCCCTAA
- the PASK gene encoding PAS domain-containing serine/threonine-protein kinase isoform X2, with protein MEDRGSMASEEDRRVQGGSLSLPAPPEGPAAQIASEPSKARSLAHRQPCRRNGLSKLCQSRTALSGDRWSSYCLSSLAAQNICTSQLHCLAAPEQADLAGSLGSTSCCSLLRGLSSGWSTPPLPAPVCNPGKAVFTVDAKTTEILVASDRACRLLGYSSHDLIGQKLTQFFLKPESDVVQALSEEHVEADGHAAVVFGTVVDVVSRSGEQIPVSVWMKRVKQEHSLCCVVVLEPVERVSAWVAFQSDGTVTSCDGLFAQLHGFTSGEEVVGQRITDLIPAVQLPPPGERIPKNLKIQRSVGRAKDGTTFPLSLKLNSKPGNAEAADGKAAPDRGYSASIWVFSTISGLITLLPDGTIYGINHSFALMLFGYGKDELLGKNITFLIPAFYHYMDLACDSSFLLPDVANCLDVGSHSGPGETTGDAQHTAEDLRVNTETPKPVESQAAPPRAQVPADAGGRLAFSLPALPTLGVDSVPEGSRPAHSEHSLSKDRQNVPEGSPPAQEQSLPEGQRSMPGGCPSAPGQRSSPEDQQSAVLEKERLATAESLRQDLLGGNRSGPVDTKPCASHEDSETPVPSADGTSGAARGGLYQETQLGRRGSSGASDSDHRADGTKARPHAAGQPAGQGLPVRGPGFEGEWRAQRGSPDSAPSPSGTVQPLLSTPPLAEPWLGTCLIKEQLCASSFAGPWGVSYAEQPPPSTPASLYDLGGTDPHGGRSGSSSACYALATDLPGAPEATEAWEAGENSFSWNLKELVFSEWTDRTSSNRSCATSELGGSCSPSLGVSDVDVSGLRRQRSEVLDHRELSLLTGADFSLGGGRRSREGGLELDGTEPSHMCLASSEHDDLDESPDRVPPVSGAGPVGASPLEAPRLSLQATSTPVRADGPAPLGAADLQPEIQEGAYAGSCYHRDGSQLGVQFEVKRVALQGSSALFCCWLVKDLLHGHLASAPRPRLFLSSLPSSAHSTCELSGASLGQVLASKPWFEEPPEAVELEGLAACEGAYSRKYSTLSPIGSGAFGFVWTAVDQEANKEVVVKFIKKEKVLEDCWIEDPKLGKVTLEIAILCRVEHANIIKVLDVFENQGFFQLVMEKHGSGLDLFAFIDRHPSLDEPLASYIFRQLVSAVGYLRSKSIIHRDIKDENIVIAEDFTIKLIDFGSAAYLERGKLFYTFCGTIEYCAPEVLMGNPYKGPELEMWSMGVALYTLIFEENPFCELEETLEAAINPPYLVSEDLMNLMSGLLQPVPEQRTTLEKLVTDPWVTQPVNLADYTWEEVCRLNKPESGVLSTVSLELEGRSPSAVARAPELRRASCARAGP; from the exons ATGGAGGACAGAGGCTCCATGGCCTCAGAAGAGGACCGCCGGGTCCAGGGCGGGAGCCTCTCCCTGCCAGCGCCGCCGGAGGGCCCTGCCGCGCAGATCGCCTCTGAGCCCAGCAAGGCCCGGTCCTTGGCCCACAGGCAGCCGTGCAGAAGGAACGGGCTGTCGAAGCTCTGCCAGAGCAGGACGGCGCTGTCCG GAGACAGATGGAGCTCCTACTGTTTGTCGTCATTGGCTGCCCAAAATATTTGCACAAGCCAATTGCACTGCCTGGCGGCGCCTGAGCAGGCGGACCTGGCAGGGTCCCTGGGCAGCACGTCCTGCTGTTCCCTGCTGCGGGGCTTGTCCTCAGGGTGGTCCACACCTCCGCTCCCGGCCCCTGTGTGCAACCCCGGCAAGGCCGTGTTCACCGTGGACGCCAAGACCACAGAG ATCCTGGTGGCCAGCGACAGAGCCTGCCGGCTCCTGGGGTACAGCAGCCACGACCTGATTGGCCAGAAGCTCACACAGTTCTTCCTGAAGCCAGAGTCCGACGTGGTGCAGGCCCTCAGTGAGGAGCACGTGGAGGCCGACGGCCACGCCGCCGTCGTGTTCGGCACGGTG gtGGACGTCGTGAGCCGCAGTGGGGAGCAGATCCCAGTCTCCGTGTGGATGAAGAGGGTGAAGCAGGAGCACAGCCTCTGCTGCGTGGTCGTGCTGGAGCCCGTGGAGAGGGTCTCGGCCTGGGTGGCTTTCCAGAGCGAC GGAACCGTGACGTCCTGTGACGGTCTCTTTGCCCAGCTGCACGGATTCACATCTGGGGAGGAGGTGGTCGGGCAGCGCATCACAGACCTTATCCCTGCTGTGCAGCTCCCGCCGCCCGGCGAGCGCATCCCCAAG AATCTCAAGATTCAGAGGTCTGTTGGAAGAGCCAAGGATGGCACCACCTTCCCTCTGAGCTTAAAGCTGAACTCTAAACCCGGCAACGCGGAGGCAGCGGACGGCAAGGCGGCCCCTGACCGGGGCTACTCGGCATCCATCTGGGTGTTCTCCACCATCAGTGGGCTCATCACCCTCCTGCCGGACGGGACCATCTACGGCATCAACCACAGCTTTGCTCTGATGCTGTTTGGTTATGGAAAGGATGAGCTCCTGGGCAAG AACATCACTTTCCTGATTCCTGCTTTCTACCACTACATGGACCTTGCCTGTGACAGTTCCTTTCTGCTGCCGGACGTGGCCAACTGCCTGGACGTTGGCAGTCACAGTGGGCCTGGGGAGACCACCGGGGACGCCCAGCACACAGCCGAGG ATCTAAGGGTGAACACCGAGACCCCAAAGCCAGTGGAGAGCCAGGCCGCCCCCCCCAGGGCCCAGGTTCCTGCGGACGCCGGAGGCCGCCTCGCCTTCTCCCTCCCGGCGCTGCCCACTCTGGG GGTGGACAGCGTCCCAGAAGGAAGCCGGCCAGCCCACAGCGAACACTCATTATCCAAGGACCGGCAGAACGTGCCAGAAGGAAGCCCGCCAGCCCAGGAACAGTCACTGCCCGAGGGCCAGCGAAGCATGCCAGGGGGATGCCCGTCAGCCCCTGGCCAACGGTCGTCGCCAGAGGACCAGCAGAGCGCTGTCTTAGAGAAAGAGCGGCTGGCAACAGCAGAGAGCCTCAGGCAGGACCTGCTGGGAGGAAACAGGTCTGGGCCAGTGGACACAAAACCATGTGCTTCCCATGAAGATTCTGAAACACCAGTGCCAAGTGCAGATGGGACCAGTGGTGCTGCAAGGGGTGGCCTGTATCAGGAGACACAGCTGGGGCGGAGGGGCTCGAGTGGTGCCAGCGATTCAGACCACAGGGCTGATGGCACCAAGGCCAGGCCCCACGCTGCGGGTCAGCCGGCAGGGCAGGGCCTCCCGGTGCGCGGCCCTGGATTCGAGGGAGAGTGGCGCGCCCAGCGGGGAAGCCCGGACTCGGCCCCCAGCCCCTCGGGGACGGTGCAGCCCTTGCTCTCGACGCCTCCTTTGGCTGAGCCGTGGCTGGGGACGTGCTTGATTAAGGAGCAGCTGTGCGCATCGAGCTTCGCGGGGCCTTGGGGTGTCTCCTATGCCGAGCAGCCCCCGCCCTCCACCCCTGCGTCCTTGTATGACCTGGGAGGCACAGACCCGCACGGTGGCCGCTCGGGCAGCTCCTCGGCCTGCTACGCCCTTGCCACTGACCTGCCCGGTGCCCCGGAGGCCACGGAGGCCTGGGAGGCTGGCGAGAATTCGTTTTCCTGGAACCTCAAGGAACTCGTTTTCAGCGAATGGACAGACCGAACTTCTTCGAACCGTTCCTGCGCTACGTCTGAGCTCGGGGGGAGCTGCTCCCCTTCGCTCGGGGTCTCTGATGTGGACGTGAGCGGTTTGCGCAGGCAGAGGTCAGAAGTCCTGGACCACCGGGAGCTGTCGCTGCTGACCGGCGCCGACTTCAGTCTGGGTGGAGGCCGGCGGTCCCGCGAGGGCGGTCTGGAACTGGATGGAACCGAACCATCGCACATGTGCTTGGCATCCTCTGAACACGATGACCTGGATGAGAGCCCGGACCGCGTCCCTCCTGTGTCGGGAGCCGGCCCCGTGGGCGCGTCCCCGCTAGAGGCACCCAGGCTGAGCCTCCAGGCCACCTCCACGCCTGTGAGAGCAGACGGCCCTGCGCCGCTGGGGGCCGCCGACCTGCAGCCCGAGATCCAGGAGGGCGCCTACGCGGGGAGCTGTTACCACCGAGACGGCTCGCAGCTGG gTGTGCAGTTTGAAGTGAAGCGGGTGGCACTCCAGGGCTCGTCCGCCCTGTTCTGCTGCTGGCTGGTGAAGGACCTGCTGCACGGTCACCTGGCCTCGGCCCCGCGGCCCCGCCTGTTCCTGAGCAGCCTGCCCAGCTCCGCCCACTCCACCTGCGAGCTGTCTGGAGCCAGCCTGGGGCAG GTGCTCGCGAGCAAACCCTGGTTTGAGGAGCCCCCCGAGGCCGTGGAGCTGGAGGGGCTGGCGGCCTGCGAGGGCGCGTACTCCCGCAAGTACAGCACGCTCAGCCCCATCGGCAGCGGGGCCTTCGGCTTCGTGTGGACGGCGGTGGACCAGGAAGCGAATAAGGAG GTGGTGGTGAAGTTTATTAAGAAGGAGAAGGTTTTGGAGGATTGTTGGATTGAGGATCCCAAACTTGGGAAAGTGACTTTAGAGATTGCCATCCTGTGCAGGGTGGAGCACGCCAACATCATCAAG GTACTGGATGTATTTGAAAACCAAGGGTTCTTTCAGCTGGTCATGGAGAAGCACGGCTCCGGCCTGGACCTCTTTGCATTCATCGACCGCCATCCCAGCCTCGATGAGCCCCTGGCGAGCTACATCTTCCGACAG CTGGTGTCAGCAGTGGGATACCTGCGCTCCAAGAGCATCATTCATCGGGACATCAAGGACGAGAACATCGTGATCGCTGAGGACTTTACAATCAAGCTCATAGACTTCGGCTCGGCTGCCTACCTGGAGAGGGGCAAGCTGTTCTATACCTTCTGTGGGACAATTGAGTACTGCGCGCCCGAAGTCCTCATGGGAAACCC TTACAAGGGGCCGGAGCTGGAGATGTGGTCGATGGGCGTCGCGCTGTACACGCTGATCTTCGAGGAGAACCCCTTCTGCGAGCTGGAGGAGACCTTGGAGGCCGCGATAAACCCCCCGTACCTGGTGTCGGAAG ATCTCATGAACCTCATGTCTGGGCTGCTACAGCCTGTCCCCGAGCAGCGCACCACCTTGGAGAAGCTGGTGACAGACCCCTGGGTGACGCAGCCTGTGAACCTGGCTGACTATACCTGGGAAGAGGTGTGTCGACTAAACAAGCCAG agagCGGAGTTCTGTCCACTGTCAGTCTGGAGCTGGAGGGCAGGAGCCCAAGTGCAGTGGCTCGGGCCCCGGAGCTGCGCAGGGCTTCATGTGCGAGGGCAGGCCCCTAA